attcctttATAAGAAGGAACTATAATTTTACTTCTCTTGATTTTGGACCTCGTTTTGGTATTGACACAAGAAATCATTAGAAtatttcatttataaatttgaaattattttctttgttttccgTAATTATTTTGCATTCTTGATTTGTAAATATTCTCAATTTCATGATGTTcattttaccagttgagctGGAAAAGCAAACATTTTGTGATCTAAAAGTCCTCAATAACACAGAGAACTATGTTGCTTTCAAGGTAATCAATTAGCGGCTTCACATTCCTCAACTTACTTCTTGTTGCTAAATGTGTTTTTCTCTACATTATTCTTTGCTGCTTTTGATTCTATTGTTACATTATACTTGCTAGGTCAAAACCACTTCACCAAAGAAGTACTTTGTACGACCAAACACTGGGGTTATTCATCCTTGGGACTCATGTATCATCAGAGGTGATGCTTTTTCCCATTGTCACAGTCATTTATAAGTTTAGTTCTttcattaagttttttttttttttttttggatttagaGGCACATACACGGACACATCAGTGACATCACTACACTGACACGTCAACACcgttaataatttgagaaaataaaatatttgaatgtaACCGGACTGACATATACTTGACACATCTACTCGGCCCTAAGCAAGAGGGGCCCATGGGTCTATCACCGAGAATCCTAACCCATAATCTGAATAAGGCCATTATCCTGACCCAGGGTCTGGATTGACCAAGTCTTAGAAGTATCATCAGTCACGTGCATTTACTCGGTTAGGACCTAAAGGAATACGATGATGATTGAGGAGGAGCATGGCAACGGTCCTCCGAGTTAAATGGGCGTGTTGAGACCACGACGGAGCTATCAACCCGATCCCCGCCCTCTATATACACCTAACCTGAGACAAACCTTAAACCAACCACATTTCACCTAAATACTAAACAACCAGGGCCTTGATCACGATGCATTGCCAGCAAGACCTACCAACATGTGTCGAACACTAGACATGCCTTCAATGTGAAGTGTCGGTGTTACATAGTTTAGACTTTGGAGAACACACTGGAGACTCAAAATGTAGAAATTATTCGATGAAAAGAAGAAGCACTTCACATCTTGAAACTCCAGAGACATACTTtattcttcaaataaataaggTGATTTGATGAAGAGAAATATTAATTTGTATTCCTTAACCTCTTCCCAAGAAGCTCTTGTTAATAAAACTCTTTTTCCTTTAGGCTTGAAATTGAAACACTTTTACTAGGTCTTTAAAGTTTTGTGAAAGATTAAACTGCTTAAAGGAGATATTCATGCGATCACATTGCTAAACGCCCGTACAGTAGACTAAGCCTGTAAATACTGACACTATAGTTTCAACCGATCATAGGTTATAgaatataattattttcttcCCCACATCACTAAGAACTAGGAAAAAAAGTGATCATATATCTGATCATGTGATATAGTATTTTCCAAAGGATTTTTCCATGTGATCTTATTTTTGGTTAAACAATACTAGACTTGCTGAAACCAATCATATGTATGCTATTATTTTATGAACTGGGAGTTCTTTCGCATTTTGCAGTATTAGCATCTGTCTTATTGTCCAATTTTTGTATCTGTACAGTCACCCTTCAAGCCCAACGCGAATACCCTCCAGATATGCAAtgtaaagacaagtttctcttacaGAGTACGATAGTGGGTCCAAATACTGATGTTGATGATCTTCCGGCAAATACTGTAAGATATTCAACACTGTCCTTTACACTTTATCAGTTATATAAGctgaaaagaaaaggttgatCATGAATACTGCTATTTGGCTTGCAGTTTAATAAGGATAGTGGTAATTCAATAGAAGATTTGAAACTAAGAGTTGCATATATCACTCCCTCTTCACCCGAAGGAAGCTCTGAAGATGATGCCGGAAAGAACTCTGCACAAAAACTCGATAGCTCTTCTGTGAGTGTCTTTTCTTCCTCCATCCTTGGTGCGATTCAGTTTGAagtttcattttcattaatCATTTCAAATTTGGTTAGTTTGTGTATTTGGAAATAATACCACATGCTTATGTAAAAATGCTACAAACATGTTCTGCTATAGGACCTTTAGGATGGAAGATATAAATCCATGCCTCCATAAAATTTCCCCCTTCCTGAGTAAATGTAGTATCTGGTTATACACGGTTCCTccactttcttgtcattttttttcttctaattttatgCATGTGTTTTCCCTAATTTTGAATGGCAAAAATCCTCAAGCAGACTATGCACTCTTCATAAGGGTTCAGGTCTTAGGTTTTGTTTAGTCAAATTACTTGTGAAAGCTTCACATCAGAGTTTACTCCTTGCTGAACTGTTTTAGCATTATGTATTTTGTTCAAGGGCAAAAAAGTTATACCGGCTGATTTTAAGTATATACATATACTCATATAGGTGCTAGGAAATGAGTAGTGGTTTCTTGAGTTCTATGTTtgagtggactatctctaaAATATTACTAAATATCTCAAGTTTTTTGGTTCATTGTCAATCATTTCGTAGATTATATCATAATGCCAGACACATCTTGGTAATCCTGCCCAACTCGGCTTTCTCCTACTTTGGCGGCTGATGCCATGTCTGGAATTAGGCTTACGATTTAGCTCTGTTATTCTTCCTTCTCTGttttattttcatgtatttCTGATTGATTAAGAAACAATAGCATATATTTCATGATCATGAGACTTAGTTAAACATCCAGAGCTATGTAGTTTAGCTTAACCAATCACGCTGAAgttgaatttattttccttAAAGAATCAGGCTGTACAGCTCTTGAAGGAAGAAATAGAGGCTGCTGCCAGACAAACGCGACAGCTTCAACAGGAACTGGTAATTATGCTACATGTTTCTACCATAACTTAGTTATCATAAGATTTTGGTTAAGGTTTTCCTTTATGTCAATACAATACTAACAAAGATCTTTGTAGAGGGACTTAACTCTCTAAAACTGGCCATGAAGTGAATTAGAGCTAAAGTGATTTGCCGGACTGGAAATTAACAACATCTAAA
Above is a genomic segment from Medicago truncatula cultivar Jemalong A17 chromosome 5, MtrunA17r5.0-ANR, whole genome shotgun sequence containing:
- the LOC11428421 gene encoding vesicle-associated protein 2-1 isoform X1; this translates as MTATPLITISPDELRFHFELEKQTFCDLKVLNNTENYVAFKVKTTSPKKYFVRPNTGVIHPWDSCIIRVTLQAQREYPPDMQCKDKFLLQSTIVGPNTDVDDLPANTFNKDSGNSIEDLKLRVAYITPSSPEGSSEDDAGKNSAQKLDSSSNQAVQLLKEEIEAAARQTRQLQQELDMLRRRRNQRGDPGFSLTFAFFVGLLGFLLGFLLKFLFSSPSTE
- the LOC11428421 gene encoding vesicle-associated protein 2-1 isoform X2; the encoded protein is MTATPLITISPDELRFHFELEKQTFCDLKVLNNTENYVAFKVKTTSPKKYFVRPNTGVIHPWDSCIIRVTLQAQREYPPDMQCKDKFLLQSTIVGPNTDVDDLPANTFNKDSGNSIEDLKLRVAYITPSSPEGSSEDDAGKNSAQKLDSSSAVQLLKEEIEAAARQTRQLQQELDMLRRRRNQRGDPGFSLTFAFFVGLLGFLLGFLLKFLFSSPSTE